In the genome of Zobellia nedashkovskayae, the window AGTATGAACACGAATTTCTTCACTTGCATTACCACCCAAAACAGGACGATCGTGTATTAACGCAACTTTCAATCCCTGTTCTGCCCCAGCAATAGCTGCTGCACAACCCGCTAGACCGCCACCAACAACTACCAAATCATAAGATTTTACTTCTTCAGGAGCATTAGGTTGGGCCGTAATTTCTTGACGCCAAGCTGCTAACTTTTTAGTGGATGAGGGAGGTGTATCTTTTTTAGTTGAAAAATAGATGGCATCACAACGTCCGTTAAAACCTGTAAGATCTTGTAATTCAATATGCGTAGCTTGCTTTTTGTTGATTTTGGCCTCACCGGCATATTGCCATCCCCAACCAGAGCGGGTTCCTAAAACGGTATCTAATACCGTTTCGCCTACTTTTAATTGGAATCTTCCCGGTGCTTCCCATTCACCTGGAACCCAATTCATGGTGCGTACCCAGATATGATATGTACCCGATTTTTTGAATTCTACAGCAGTAGAAGCATTTTTTACCGGTTTACCCATGCCGTGCGCATTGAGGTAGGGCGATCCCATTTGTTCTACGAACTGTGGGTCTACGACCCAACCACCGGGATTATCAAAACTTTCAGCTTCTAAAAGGATGTCTTGTGCTACTGCATTGAGCGAAGCGATAAAGAGGATGAGGACGGTCAGTAAATTTTTCATAAAGTATAATGTTCTGTATCAGGACGAAATAAATCTAGTACGGTCTAGTACGGTTTATGTAAATATATAAAATTATTTTTAATCTAATTATTTACCTTTAAATAATTGATGTTAATATATTTTTGGGTCAGATTTTGAATATTTATTAGTGAGGGGAGTTTTAAGTTGTTTATAAAAAAAAATCCCAAGGCTATACCTGGGGGATTTATAGAATACTTAATGCTATCTGTTTAATGCCATTCACTCAGAATAAAACTATTGAGCCAAACTGCTTTTTCATCCGAGCCTTTAAAGATAAATCGAATTTTATTTTCCCCATCCGACTCAAAATAAATTTCGGTGGGTTTAAAAGGTGTAGTCTGCATAGTTTCCCCTTCGGTTACTGTTATGTTCGATAGGGTAAAGGAACCATTTGCATCAATAATAGTAACACCAATTTCTTTGGCATATGGAATCCTATAGATTTTATAAGTAGCCATTTTTTCTTGATTAGGGTCCATACTATCTGTATTGGTTCTTGGTGCATGATGAACCGTATTCAACTTATATTTTCCCTTTTTCAATCCTGAAAATTCTAAGGTCAGTCCTTCTTTTGACACACCCAGAACCCCTTCGCCATGAGCGAAACCATATTTGCCAATAACATTTATTTCACCTAACCAACGGGTTGAGCTAGCATCACCATTACTTTGAACGGTAGCGGAGAAACCACCAAGCTCTTCAAATTGCTTTGTAGAGGCAGCATTGTCTTTACCATTCCAAGGAGTCCAATCAAACTGAACTAATTGTTCATCTCCTCCTAAATCTACCCGAAGCGTTTCAAAATCATAGATTGGCTTTGCGTTTGCAGCTATCACATCAAAATTAGCTTTTACGGTTGCAATCGTTGCGGAGGCGGATTTCAGACCTTTTGCTTTAGCTGTAATCGTAATCTCACTGGGAGAATTACCTGCGCGAATCAATACTGGGGCAACACCATATTGTGTTGGCATAGGATTGGAACCAATACCTTCCTTATCGCCAATAATTTCTGCATCGCCCTTTATAGCGAATTCTATAGCTGTGTTAGTATCACCCAGTAGTGTGCCGTTTCTATCTAGCACCTTTGCATAAATCACAAGAATATCAGAACCATCGGCAACAAATTCTCGGCCTTCGGTATCAGGTTCAAGAATTATTTTATAAGCGGCTTCCGGTGTTTGCGTAGTTTGAGAAACAACAACTTTACCGTCAAGCAAGCCGTTGGCAGTAAGTTTTCCTTTTTCATATTGTGGGATAGAAAATACGAACGGCGCATGTTTTAAATATTTGTATTTATCTGCTTTTGAAGGGTGTTGTGCTGCAATGGTCTTACCGTTCACTTTTAATTCCACTTTCTCAGAATTGCTGAACACGACCACTTCTTTAGTACCTTCTTTCCAATCGGTATTAATATGGAGATAAGGATAATCGGTTAGTTCGGCGGGATACCAGGCCAGATTTTCTTCGGGACGCGGGTAGCGGAAAGCGGTCATAAAACCGCCTCGACTTCTATCTTTTGGCGTGTCGGTAGGATGAAAAGTATAATAGGCATGTGCGGTCCATGATATGAGACCCAATTTCATGGGACTGTTCATATATTCATTAATAGCCTCAGGACCACGACGCCCTTCCATTGCTAGCATGGGTTCATCTCCACTCCAATAATAGGGTCCATATACCATTTGCCCATAAATATCTGTTAAACCAGAGGTTTGCCAACCCGTCCAACGGCTACTTTGCGAAGCGGTATATCTAAACGGGTCTTCTTGTTTAATTACATTGTGAGCCCTTGGAACATAACCCCTGTGATTGATACCAGCTCCCCAGACAAAAACGGAAGTGTGGTTTCTATGGTTTCTGACCATAGTTCTTGCTGCTTTTTCGAAATTATCGAACCAAGCCTCATTACCGATGGACATCCATGTTGGGGCCTCTTCATATACCAGCATACCCAGTTCGTCACAGGCTTCTAGCAAAGAATTGTCATGTGGGTAATGTGCCGTTCGGATAACATTCATTCCCAGTTTTTTTAATTGCAGAATATCTTTATAATGCAAAGAATTGGGCATGGCATCACCTATAAAACCGTAGTGTTGGTGCAAATTGGTGCCAATGAGTTTTATGGGTTTTCCGTTCAGGACTATGCCGTCATGGTTGTTCATTTCAATTTTCCTGAATCCCGTTTTAACTTCTACTTGGTCCACAGCCTTATCATCCTCTAGAACTAACGTATGTACTCGGTAGAGGTTAGGTTCATCTATAGACCAAAGTTTTAGATTATCTTCTATACTGCCAATGAGGTTAAAAAGAACATCGGCTCCTGCTGGAATAGTTTTGGTCTGCTTTAGTTTTAATACGACTAAACCTTTAGCATCTATTACTCTGCTTAAAACGGTAGTCTTTTTAGATTGAATATTTTCATTACGAACCGTAGTTTTAATGTTGATAGTAGCATTAAGATTAACTGGATCTACGGTTGGCGTAGTAATGTATTGACCTGCATTTTCAGCTTCCCAATTAAAAGTTATGTGTAGTGGATTAGTTTCTACTAAATACACATCGCGATACAGGCCAGCGAACTTAATATAGTCCATTGGACCAGGGTCTGGTGGAATATCATCTCGTTTTCTGTTATCGGCTAAAACCGTTACAAGGTTCTTTTCACCTCGATTTACAAAATCCGTAATATCAAAGTGGAAAGGAGTATAGCCTCCAACAGCATGCTGGCCAATATGCTTACCGTTTACCCAAACATCCGTTACCTGATGAACACCTTCAAACTCAAGAAATACCTTGTTGTTCGTGTTTTCTGAAACCTGAATTTCTTTACGATACCAGCCTACTTTACGCATAAATGTATCTTGGTACTTATCATCTTGAACCCCGTTGAGGTCCATAGTAGTAAGTTCCAATCCGTGAGGCACAGTAACTGTTTCCCAATTGGAATCATCCGTATCCAATTTAAAAAAATCGGCATCTGGATCACCCAAATGGAATTTCCATCCTTGGTTGATATTTAGTTTGGAACGGTCCGTTTTTGTAAACCCTTCTGGTAAAGTTGTATGTTGCCCCCAAGCTATTGCCGTAAACAATAGTGCACAGAGCATTAATCTGTAAAGCTTCATTCTATAATGTTCTTTAATGAAAATTGTTTATTTACTCTTTTCAAGCTCTTCAATCGTCCAATAATCTTCTCGGTCTTCTTGGTCTTTTCGAACTTTACTGACTTGCCATCCACCAACACCTTTTTCGTTGTTCAAGTGCATTCGGATATAAGTGACCACGCTGGCAATGTAATCATCGTCCTGTTGTTTCATACCCGCCATAACACCGGAATATTCTTTACCGTCCACAGGTCCGGTAAGTCCATTTAGGAGAATTTTCACTGGAATATTCCAATCTTTGGCAGTTACTCTAGGAGAGCCTACCAATGATGGAGCCATTCCTTCAATACCCGTGCCGTTTATGCCGTGGCAAGCAGCGCAGAGATTTTTAAAATTGTTGTAGCCCTCCACAATTCTCTTTCTTGTATTACTGTTTTGTAAAACATACTGTTTTTTAATTTTCTCTATTTCTAAAGGAACCGCCTTTAAGCTTTCTTCACCAATAGTTGCAATTGCTTCATTATTTGGGTTAGCCACCATAATTTCAGAAATGATTTCTTTTCCCATTTTGTCTTTAGCTGAATTTAAAGAAAGGACTACTTGTTGTAAAACCTCTGGCTCTTTATCACTCTTTAAAGCCTGAACGGCTTCAAAAACATTCGCATCTCCAGATTTTAAAAATGGTTCACTTACGCGTAAGGCTGCTGCACGTACACGCGCATCTTCATCTTGTAAAGCAGCTAGAACAACAAGTTTGTCAATAGCATCAAGACCATCTAGCGTCCAGATAGCATGAAGTCTACCTAGGGCATAATCGGCATCGTCTAACATAGAACCTATAAAAGGAGTTCCACCAGTAACCATATCTTTCAAATCAGAAACGATACTTTTATCTTGTTTTAGAACCAATACTTTCTGTGCTGTAAGACGGTACCAACCGTTAGGGTGATGTAGGTATTCTAATAGCTCATCATTAGTTTTATGCAACAAATCTTCTTGTTTTGAAGGAGCTATTTCATCATGTACTATTCTATAAATTCTACCTTTCCCAATATTCTTGTCAAAACCTTTTCTTTCTACCACGGGGCGTAAAAAACTACCTTTTCTAACCCAGTTACCCTCTTGGATAATACCGCGGTACATGTCAACTACGTACAGACAACCGTCAGGACCAGTCCGTGTATCAACCGGTCTAAAGTTGGTATCCGTAGATGCCAAGAATTCCGTTTCGCCATAAGGATTAGACAATACTTTTTTCCCGTTTACCAAGTTCACTTTCGCACGGCGAATTAAACGACCAACCGGTTCTGGAATAAAAAGGTCTCCGTACATAGGTAGTTTATCTCCCAAGAATATAGACTGCCCACAACTTGCCGTAAAATGGTTGAGTGTACCGTCTTCTCGAAGCCTATGAAGACCGCCCTGCACATCTGGTGTTCCAATTATGGGCCACACTTTTTCAAAACCTTCTTCCCATTTGCCTTCCATTTCTAGATTGCCATAATAGGGATGTTGTTGATAGCCCAATGCGGGTGTTTCGCCACCTGCGCTGGAATAGTAAAGTTGACCAACTTCATCTTGTGTCATACCCCATTGTCCTGAAGGCGCATCTCTGAGGGTGTCAATTTCCATTTCATCCCTAGTAAAACGGTATCGTAACGAACCGTTGGATAAATAGAGGTAGTTATCCAATCCCCATATCATTGTTGCAGATTGGTGCTCTAGATTTGCATTGTCCCTTTTGTTATTTTCAAGTACTAATTTCTTTTCGTCAGCAACATTATCACCATCAGTATCTCTGTAGTTATAAAGACTACGGTTATAGGTCTCGCCAATAAGGACGCGGTCATCTAACGGAAGTATAATCCTTGGAAGAATTAAGCTGTCCACAAAAACGGTGCTTTTGTCCATTTTTCCGTCACCA includes:
- a CDS encoding DUF7133 domain-containing protein, yielding MNQLFYQLTNRSTIQKSLFVTSALVLFTLGSCKKEKPVYADVIYTKPTLVKDPPVVFMSPEESMKTMHLPEGYHMELVASEPMINEPVTIAWGPDGKLYVAEMLTYMQDIDGTDENEPWSRVSVLEDTDGDGKMDKSTVFVDSLILPRIILPLDDRVLIGETYNRSLYNYRDTDGDNVADEKKLVLENNKRDNANLEHQSATMIWGLDNYLYLSNGSLRYRFTRDEMEIDTLRDAPSGQWGMTQDEVGQLYYSSAGGETPALGYQQHPYYGNLEMEGKWEEGFEKVWPIIGTPDVQGGLHRLREDGTLNHFTASCGQSIFLGDKLPMYGDLFIPEPVGRLIRRAKVNLVNGKKVLSNPYGETEFLASTDTNFRPVDTRTGPDGCLYVVDMYRGIIQEGNWVRKGSFLRPVVERKGFDKNIGKGRIYRIVHDEIAPSKQEDLLHKTNDELLEYLHHPNGWYRLTAQKVLVLKQDKSIVSDLKDMVTGGTPFIGSMLDDADYALGRLHAIWTLDGLDAIDKLVVLAALQDEDARVRAAALRVSEPFLKSGDANVFEAVQALKSDKEPEVLQQVVLSLNSAKDKMGKEIISEIMVANPNNEAIATIGEESLKAVPLEIEKIKKQYVLQNSNTRKRIVEGYNNFKNLCAACHGINGTGIEGMAPSLVGSPRVTAKDWNIPVKILLNGLTGPVDGKEYSGVMAGMKQQDDDYIASVVTYIRMHLNNEKGVGGWQVSKVRKDQEDREDYWTIEELEKSK
- a CDS encoding glycoside hydrolase family 2 protein, which translates into the protein MKLYRLMLCALLFTAIAWGQHTTLPEGFTKTDRSKLNINQGWKFHLGDPDADFFKLDTDDSNWETVTVPHGLELTTMDLNGVQDDKYQDTFMRKVGWYRKEIQVSENTNNKVFLEFEGVHQVTDVWVNGKHIGQHAVGGYTPFHFDITDFVNRGEKNLVTVLADNRKRDDIPPDPGPMDYIKFAGLYRDVYLVETNPLHITFNWEAENAGQYITTPTVDPVNLNATINIKTTVRNENIQSKKTTVLSRVIDAKGLVVLKLKQTKTIPAGADVLFNLIGSIEDNLKLWSIDEPNLYRVHTLVLEDDKAVDQVEVKTGFRKIEMNNHDGIVLNGKPIKLIGTNLHQHYGFIGDAMPNSLHYKDILQLKKLGMNVIRTAHYPHDNSLLEACDELGMLVYEEAPTWMSIGNEAWFDNFEKAARTMVRNHRNHTSVFVWGAGINHRGYVPRAHNVIKQEDPFRYTASQSSRWTGWQTSGLTDIYGQMVYGPYYWSGDEPMLAMEGRRGPEAINEYMNSPMKLGLISWTAHAYYTFHPTDTPKDRSRGGFMTAFRYPRPEENLAWYPAELTDYPYLHINTDWKEGTKEVVVFSNSEKVELKVNGKTIAAQHPSKADKYKYLKHAPFVFSIPQYEKGKLTANGLLDGKVVVSQTTQTPEAAYKIILEPDTEGREFVADGSDILVIYAKVLDRNGTLLGDTNTAIEFAIKGDAEIIGDKEGIGSNPMPTQYGVAPVLIRAGNSPSEITITAKAKGLKSASATIATVKANFDVIAANAKPIYDFETLRVDLGGDEQLVQFDWTPWNGKDNAASTKQFEELGGFSATVQSNGDASSTRWLGEINVIGKYGFAHGEGVLGVSKEGLTLEFSGLKKGKYKLNTVHHAPRTNTDSMDPNQEKMATYKIYRIPYAKEIGVTIIDANGSFTLSNITVTEGETMQTTPFKPTEIYFESDGENKIRFIFKGSDEKAVWLNSFILSEWH